The region TAGCTGATGCTGCCGGAGCTATTATAAGCTCAGGAAAATTTTCTCTACATCCAGATTTCTATCAGCTCTTTAAGAAACCTGGCGAATTAAGTAATGAGAGTTTACTTGAAATACAATATTCAGATTATGGAACTGAAGCGGGAGGTGAACTGTATCAGCTTTTAGCTCCTTTTGGTCCACAAAACTGGTCTCCTGCTCGTGCTAATGCCGAGAGTGGATGGGGATTCTACGAACCAAGTGATAAATGGATAGAATTCATGATAGATAGGGATGAGGAAACCAGGCTGCAAACAAGTGTCTTGTTTACCGATAGAGGAATAGCAGAACTTGAAGCCGATGGTGTTGAAGTACCGGGATTCGTCTCCAATATAACTCCTTCAGGAGATGTTATTAACGACTATGCCCGTGCTAAATTTGCCAGTGGAAAACATTACCTGCCTTCTACTCAACTTACCGATGGAAGAAATCAATATAGTGCAGGAAAAAATATGATTGTAATTCGTTATGCCGAAGTTTTGCTAATGTATGCTGAAGCTATAACATTAGGAGCAAACGGTTCCAGTATTTCTGCCGATGAGGCTGTGAACATAGTGCGCGATCGTGCTGGTATGTCGCCTTTAAGCGGTGTTACGCACCAAGATGTTCTGGATGAGAAATTTGCTGAATTAGCGATGGAATGGGGAATTAGATATTATGATATGATTCGCCATGATAAATATGGAGAGTTAAGCTACGACGGAAGAAATTTTTCTGCCGATAAGGAATATTTACCATATCCGCAGGAACAATTAGACGCCTTACCTATTGAGGCCACAGCAGTAGACAGAAATACTGTGATGAACGATATTTTGTCTGAATTAAACTAAAAAACAATGAAAAAAATCAATAAATATTATTTCGGAATATTTTCATTCATCCTGCTGCTCACTTCCTGTGAGTATGATGGAATAGATCCGCTAACCCAGGTAGATCCGGGTGAGGATGCCGGTGCCCCCGAGGTTTCAATT is a window of Salegentibacter salegens DNA encoding:
- a CDS encoding RagB/SusD family nutrient uptake outer membrane protein: MKRYSFTKIFLLCLIIGFGVSSCTEKLDERQGQLDTGDLDVTDASNMVQPLIGAYYEFATRGWEEPLLLGVRGDDVNAGGLGDQQPFADTDRYEYNKDYWMYNSLWNVHYNDIVNMNSAILQIESFKEFADADDIARADQYIAEIKVLRAYLHFNLARTWEDVFIITSNQPEEELEQGVSSKADVMQFISDEMDMAIENLPDARPNERTDIQGGVTQYTAYALKALAHQELENYQEVADAAGAIISSGKFSLHPDFYQLFKKPGELSNESLLEIQYSDYGTEAGGELYQLLAPFGPQNWSPARANAESGWGFYEPSDKWIEFMIDRDEETRLQTSVLFTDRGIAELEADGVEVPGFVSNITPSGDVINDYARAKFASGKHYLPSTQLTDGRNQYSAGKNMIVIRYAEVLLMYAEAITLGANGSSISADEAVNIVRDRAGMSPLSGVTHQDVLDEKFAELAMEWGIRYYDMIRHDKYGELSYDGRNFSADKEYLPYPQEQLDALPIEATAVDRNTVMNDILSELN